In one window of Limnohabitans sp. MORI2 DNA:
- a CDS encoding tetratricopeptide repeat protein translates to MYKTETCKVSTTQYKKGYCTKVLQACERALSVQPKLVAANLLKAQCLANMGELIEARKMFAKTLRLDPTNYKAWLEAGDLCKQMGELDQAVIAYQQALEVAPERYEAHLAMALVKAKQGKSEATNKAYEQAVNQATIVGDEALGQVHWQMGQCMLELGHAQESLACFAFALESSKTLTDAGPVNFAAEVLMDAGDASMRLGNKAQAMEFFTSASTATQEATLTRLSMVSHRNGFWNEAVSVARRSVALHPQSQTAHWNLANMLVKCWRMGEAEGVLQQAEALAPVPDARALRAEAASLAGDVEKALALYIELANEAKGEGSYASSAAISALFSDAYSAKDVAVMQRRLFASWGEGARSRDSFVRKPFAGRRLRLGLVVGELLDQHSVNTLLHPSQPVTHC, encoded by the coding sequence ATGTATAAAACCGAAACTTGCAAAGTTAGTACTACACAGTACAAAAAAGGCTATTGCACAAAGGTATTACAAGCCTGCGAGCGCGCCTTGAGTGTGCAGCCCAAATTGGTGGCAGCCAATTTGTTGAAAGCGCAGTGCTTGGCCAACATGGGTGAACTGATAGAAGCACGAAAGATGTTTGCCAAAACATTGCGTCTGGACCCTACCAACTACAAAGCATGGTTAGAGGCTGGTGACTTGTGCAAACAGATGGGAGAGTTAGACCAAGCGGTCATTGCCTATCAACAAGCGCTGGAAGTAGCGCCAGAGCGTTACGAGGCACATCTTGCAATGGCATTGGTCAAGGCCAAGCAAGGCAAAAGCGAAGCAACCAACAAAGCCTATGAGCAAGCCGTGAATCAGGCAACCATCGTGGGCGATGAAGCGTTGGGGCAGGTGCATTGGCAAATGGGGCAATGCATGCTGGAGTTGGGTCACGCCCAAGAGTCGTTGGCGTGTTTTGCGTTTGCATTGGAATCTTCCAAAACACTCACAGATGCAGGCCCTGTGAACTTCGCAGCGGAAGTGTTGATGGATGCCGGGGATGCCAGCATGCGCCTGGGCAACAAAGCGCAAGCGATGGAGTTTTTCACATCAGCATCTACCGCAACGCAAGAAGCCACATTGACGCGTTTGTCGATGGTGAGCCATCGCAACGGGTTTTGGAACGAAGCAGTTTCTGTGGCGCGTCGCAGTGTGGCCTTACATCCGCAGAGCCAAACCGCGCACTGGAATTTGGCGAACATGCTGGTGAAGTGTTGGCGCATGGGCGAAGCCGAAGGTGTGTTGCAGCAAGCCGAAGCATTGGCGCCTGTGCCAGATGCACGCGCCTTGCGCGCTGAGGCCGCAAGCCTAGCGGGCGATGTGGAAAAAGCACTGGCTTTGTACATTGAGCTCGCCAATGAAGCCAAAGGCGAAGGCAGCTATGCGTCGAGCGCGGCAATCAGTGCGTTGTTCAGCGATGCGTATTCAGCCAAAGATGTGGCAGTGATGCAGCGACGTTTGTTTGCATCATGGGGCGAAGGTGCACGTAGCCGTGATTCGTTTGTGCGCAAGCCATTTGCAGGTCGTCGCCTGCGCTTAGGGCTGGTGGTGGGCGAGTTGTTGGATCAACACTCAGTCAACACCTTGCTACATCCGTCGCAACCAGTGACACATTGCTAA
- a CDS encoding Ig-like domain-containing protein, translating to MAKKINLIVNTGNEETSKTVEVVIDNGKKGSAERIKAVKGARYQLEDTTAKNVGPEKIRSKRVGKNLHIMLDGGGQADLIIEGYYDDEVVAESNRGLYGRAEDGNLYEYIPEDPTVDGLPNNLEEGGKPVSQVLGGGQIGDDFALSALPLVAAAGLGGLGAAALAAVGVAAVAANNNNNTPATTPAPSGQTGALADSSDTGVKGDNITQNKSPTITGKATAGAAVEVTLKDANGNTVGGPYTTTADSNGNYTINVSPAITADGTYTPVIKVTNASGTSTVNGTAFSLQCWHGTDAYYTCADSDRHHQQIVRCHIHQAQRFDNSNRDG from the coding sequence ATGGCCAAGAAAATCAACCTCATCGTCAACACGGGCAACGAAGAAACCAGCAAAACCGTTGAAGTCGTCATCGATAACGGTAAAAAAGGCTCAGCCGAGCGCATCAAAGCCGTCAAGGGTGCGCGCTACCAATTAGAAGATACAACGGCCAAAAATGTCGGCCCAGAGAAAATTCGCAGCAAACGTGTCGGCAAAAACCTGCACATCATGCTGGACGGTGGTGGTCAAGCAGATCTCATCATTGAAGGCTATTACGACGACGAAGTCGTTGCAGAAAGCAACCGCGGCTTGTACGGTCGCGCCGAAGACGGCAACCTCTACGAATACATTCCTGAAGATCCCACCGTAGACGGCTTGCCCAATAACTTAGAAGAGGGCGGCAAGCCAGTCAGCCAGGTTTTGGGTGGTGGACAGATTGGTGATGACTTTGCGTTGAGCGCGTTGCCATTGGTTGCAGCAGCAGGTCTGGGTGGCTTGGGCGCTGCGGCCTTGGCCGCGGTAGGGGTCGCTGCCGTCGCTGCAAATAACAATAACAACACACCTGCGACAACGCCAGCACCCTCAGGCCAAACCGGTGCACTTGCAGACAGCTCAGACACCGGCGTCAAAGGTGACAACATCACCCAAAACAAATCGCCCACTATCACAGGCAAAGCCACAGCAGGTGCTGCGGTTGAGGTCACGCTCAAAGATGCCAATGGCAATACCGTCGGCGGCCCTTACACCACCACCGCTGACAGCAATGGCAACTACACCATCAACGTCAGTCCAGCCATCACCGCCGATGGCACCTACACACCGGTCATCAAGGTCACCAATGCATCGGGCACGAGCACTGTCAACGGCACCGCGTTCAGCCTCCAATGCTGGCACGGCACTGACGCCTATTACACATGTGCTGACAGCGACAGACATCACCAACAAATCGTTCGATGTCACATTCACCAAGCCCAGCGTTTCGACAATTCAAACCGTGACGGCTAA
- a CDS encoding TolC family protein codes for MKTKTQQIKLTCVAAALCALSAHAQAQSFTDVVQNALTIYPSMLAAKAKTEAQRSDIDRARAAHMPQISYGFARSKYNNSDLPASIKQNASTPTARLNLWSGGRIEADAERAEALTLSNELQEALTRDDVALLAAEAYINWARSIELLELATKNVDSIKITLNDIQKIADADTGRRIDLEQAQVRMDSANLTKLQRQTELAQAQQRLSRFWQGALPKTPVGLKEALSPNGRLGRVPQNLNQVLDAVTESLPAIAQQKAQVDAAEAAVRMAKGQYWPTVDLSATRQLNLVSSFPATYKEDTFTQVQVNMPLYSGGATSAGVRTAVSQLTAAQNTLDEARLLAREKISVAYQEWVNAQGRSVQGQNQARVGDKVVEGYRQQFRLARRQLLDLLNIQAEAFGYQSAATTAFYDEQITRARMLAAMGDLAKRF; via the coding sequence ATGAAAACCAAAACCCAGCAAATCAAATTGACATGTGTTGCAGCTGCTTTGTGTGCGCTCAGCGCACATGCACAAGCGCAGTCGTTCACAGATGTGGTCCAAAACGCGTTGACCATTTACCCCTCTATGTTGGCGGCCAAAGCCAAAACAGAGGCGCAGCGTTCGGACATTGACCGTGCCCGTGCCGCGCACATGCCGCAGATCAGCTACGGTTTTGCGCGTAGCAAATACAACAACAGCGATTTGCCTGCGTCCATCAAGCAAAACGCCAGCACGCCCACCGCACGTTTGAATTTGTGGTCGGGTGGCCGCATTGAAGCCGATGCTGAGCGTGCCGAGGCGCTGACACTGAGCAACGAATTGCAAGAAGCGCTCACGCGCGACGATGTGGCCTTGCTGGCTGCCGAGGCCTATATCAATTGGGCGCGTTCGATCGAGTTGCTAGAGCTGGCAACCAAGAACGTGGATTCCATCAAGATCACGTTGAATGACATTCAAAAGATTGCAGATGCCGACACAGGCCGTCGCATCGATTTAGAGCAAGCGCAAGTGCGCATGGACAGCGCCAATTTGACCAAGTTGCAGCGCCAAACCGAATTGGCACAAGCGCAGCAACGGCTCAGCCGTTTTTGGCAAGGTGCCTTGCCTAAAACCCCAGTGGGTTTGAAAGAGGCCCTTAGCCCCAACGGCCGCTTGGGTCGCGTGCCACAAAACTTGAATCAAGTGCTTGACGCCGTCACAGAGAGCTTGCCCGCCATTGCGCAGCAAAAAGCGCAGGTGGATGCCGCCGAGGCTGCCGTCAGAATGGCAAAGGGCCAATATTGGCCAACAGTCGATTTGAGCGCAACCCGTCAGCTCAATTTGGTGAGCTCGTTCCCAGCCACGTACAAAGAAGACACGTTTACGCAGGTGCAGGTCAATATGCCGCTGTACAGCGGTGGTGCTACATCAGCCGGTGTGCGCACGGCAGTGAGCCAACTGACCGCAGCACAAAACACGTTAGACGAGGCCCGCTTGTTGGCACGCGAAAAGATTTCGGTGGCTTATCAAGAGTGGGTCAATGCGCAAGGTCGTTCCGTGCAAGGCCAAAACCAAGCGCGTGTGGGTGACAAAGTGGTCGAAGGCTATCGCCAACAGTTCCGCTTGGCACGCCGTCAACTTTTGGATTTGCTGAACATTCAAGCCGAAGCGTTTGGTTACCAAAGCGCTGCCACTACGGCTTTTTATGACGAGCAAATCACCCGCGCCCGCATGTTGGCAGCCATGGGTGATTTGGCCAAAAGGTTTTAA
- a CDS encoding alkaline phosphatase D family protein, which produces MQRRKFNQHLQHSAIALALSPWLTAVAAPSNKPRHWQNNPFALGVASGRPRADSVVLWTRLVLADEDLLLAGESLAVTVEVFADSKLRRRVYQTEVRTDASRGHSVHVHVRHLQPSTDYWYRFSQSDAQSAVGHTRTAPALNADVRVLRIALSSCQHYEQGQYIAHAEIANQSLDFVLFMGDYIYESSNPQYAIRKHSGEEPKTLAQYRERYEQYKRDPMLQAAHAAHPWVMMWDDHEVVNDYANDQDRQYTDPQQFLLRRAAAYQAYFEHQPVLLGPDPQSPANMRLYDQLSWGKLADVWTLDCRQYRSAQACRDPVRGGARPVMQCDELNDVSRTMLGLEQERWLSKSLSASKRQWKLVAQATQISSTSVPAPVGRSYWNDAWDGYPEARKRLLQTVVDAKLNNVVTLGGDVHCNVAAPLRMEPNNPQSPIVASEFVTTSITSRGLGDKAAALIRESNPDLLHYRSDERGYSLITVTPQEVRCDFRTTKFPAGSEAGLKTQASYVVKNGKAGPQPV; this is translated from the coding sequence ATGCAACGACGCAAATTTAACCAACACCTGCAACACAGCGCCATCGCACTGGCACTCAGTCCATGGCTGACCGCCGTGGCGGCCCCCTCTAACAAGCCAAGGCACTGGCAAAACAACCCGTTTGCATTGGGCGTAGCGAGTGGCAGACCTCGTGCCGACAGCGTGGTGCTATGGACGAGGCTTGTGCTGGCTGATGAAGATCTACTTTTAGCGGGTGAATCTTTGGCTGTGACGGTTGAAGTGTTTGCCGACTCAAAGCTCCGCCGCCGTGTGTATCAAACAGAGGTGCGAACAGACGCTTCGCGTGGGCACAGCGTGCATGTGCATGTTCGGCATCTACAACCAAGCACGGACTACTGGTACCGTTTCTCACAGAGCGATGCTCAGAGTGCCGTGGGCCACACACGCACAGCGCCAGCGCTGAATGCAGATGTGCGAGTGCTGCGCATTGCGTTGTCCTCATGCCAACACTACGAACAAGGCCAATACATCGCCCACGCAGAAATTGCGAACCAATCGCTGGACTTTGTGCTCTTCATGGGGGACTACATCTATGAAAGCAGCAACCCGCAATACGCGATTCGCAAACACAGCGGCGAAGAGCCCAAAACATTAGCCCAATACCGTGAGCGGTACGAACAATACAAGCGAGATCCGATGTTGCAGGCGGCACATGCTGCCCATCCGTGGGTGATGATGTGGGATGACCACGAAGTGGTCAATGACTATGCCAACGATCAAGACCGTCAGTACACAGACCCTCAGCAGTTTTTGCTGCGACGCGCGGCCGCCTATCAAGCATATTTCGAGCATCAACCAGTTTTGCTTGGGCCCGACCCACAGAGTCCGGCCAACATGCGTTTGTATGACCAGCTGAGCTGGGGCAAGTTGGCCGATGTGTGGACGCTTGATTGCCGCCAATATCGAAGTGCCCAAGCGTGTCGAGATCCGGTGCGAGGAGGTGCTCGCCCGGTGATGCAATGTGACGAGTTGAACGACGTAAGTCGGACCATGCTGGGTCTAGAGCAAGAGCGTTGGCTGAGCAAGAGCTTGAGTGCTTCCAAGCGTCAGTGGAAGCTGGTGGCGCAAGCCACGCAAATCAGCAGCACCAGCGTGCCCGCGCCTGTGGGACGCAGCTACTGGAACGATGCGTGGGACGGCTACCCCGAAGCCCGAAAACGCCTGCTGCAAACCGTGGTCGACGCCAAGTTGAACAATGTGGTCACCTTAGGCGGTGATGTGCACTGCAATGTGGCCGCACCTTTGCGAATGGAGCCCAACAACCCACAGTCACCCATCGTGGCCAGTGAGTTTGTGACCACCTCCATCACCTCTCGCGGCTTAGGCGACAAAGCCGCAGCGCTCATCCGAGAGAGCAATCCTGACTTGTTGCACTACCGATCTGACGAGCGCGGCTATTCGCTCATCACTGTCACGCCTCAAGAGGTGCGCTGCGACTTCAGAACCACCAAGTTTCCCGCAGGCAGCGAAGCAGGTTTGAAAACGCAAGCGAGCTATGTGGTGAAAAACGGCAAGGCGGGGCCGCAGCCCGTTTAA
- a CDS encoding ABC transporter ATP-binding protein: MNAHLLDVKQLNAHYGAAQVLFDVSLHVQRGEVVALVGRNGAGKSSLLKAIMGLMPQRSGSVYLDGHDISHAQPYQAALLGLGFVPEDRRIFTDLTVLENLQLGIQAPRHFATGQAAPVWTLDQVFALFPNLTDMQQRRASHMSGGEQQMLTVARTLMGNPLMVLLDEPSEGVAPVIVEQMGEAILALKAQGVSVLLSEQNTHFAQWVSDRSYSLDRGVLRS, translated from the coding sequence ATGAACGCACACCTGTTAGACGTGAAGCAGCTCAACGCGCACTACGGCGCAGCGCAAGTGTTGTTCGATGTGAGCCTGCATGTGCAACGCGGCGAAGTGGTGGCGCTGGTGGGCCGCAACGGTGCAGGCAAATCAAGCTTGCTCAAAGCCATCATGGGCCTCATGCCGCAGCGAAGCGGCAGCGTGTACTTGGACGGACACGACATTTCGCACGCGCAGCCTTACCAAGCGGCGCTTTTGGGTCTGGGCTTTGTGCCCGAAGACCGCCGCATCTTCACCGACCTCACGGTGCTCGAAAATTTGCAACTTGGCATACAAGCCCCACGCCACTTTGCCACGGGGCAGGCCGCACCGGTGTGGACGCTCGACCAAGTGTTTGCACTGTTCCCCAACTTGACCGACATGCAGCAACGCCGCGCCAGCCACATGAGCGGCGGCGAACAACAAATGCTCACCGTGGCCCGCACCCTCATGGGCAACCCGCTCATGGTGTTGTTAGACGAGCCGTCTGAAGGCGTGGCTCCTGTGATCGTGGAGCAAATGGGCGAGGCTATTCTTGCGTTGAAAGCCCAAGGCGTGAGCGTGCTGCTGTCAGAGCAAAACACCCATTTCGCACAGTGGGTGAGTGACCGCAGCTACTCGCTCGACCGAGGTGTGCTGCGGAGTTAA
- a CDS encoding HlyD family type I secretion periplasmic adaptor subunit yields MNDKKPSTWSQLKNTWLRLKEFWQDDKKAAGFGVRTVEDDERDASRVLVWATAATLFFGLIWAGFFSLDEITRGQGKVIPSSREQVIQSLDSGVLQQMLVREGDLVEKDQVLLQMEDARSGAGYREAHEKYLSLLAIAARLRAEANSTALTFPPELKEAPHLITQETNAYKARKIALADSLEAVDASLSAITREIKLTAPLVKGGVMSEVELLRLKRQQADLMGQRAERKNRYITDANNELTRVNSELSQTKENASAREDAYLSTTIKSPMKGVVKNVQVTTVGGVIQAGQPILEIVPTEDEMLVEAYVKPSEVAFLQVGQKAVVKLTAFDFNKYGGLAGELEHLSPDTLKDERQQRRPGANPVDLEEGYFRILVRIKDPNLVRKGVKIEPTPGMTATVEIRTGQKTVLEYLFRPLQNVSQALRER; encoded by the coding sequence ATGAATGACAAAAAACCATCCACTTGGAGCCAGCTAAAAAACACATGGCTTCGTCTCAAAGAGTTTTGGCAAGACGATAAAAAGGCCGCAGGCTTTGGCGTGCGTACGGTTGAAGATGACGAGCGTGACGCCAGTCGCGTGTTGGTGTGGGCCACAGCCGCCACCTTGTTTTTTGGTTTGATTTGGGCTGGCTTTTTCAGCTTGGATGAAATCACCCGTGGCCAAGGCAAAGTGATTCCGTCCAGCCGCGAGCAGGTGATTCAAAGCTTGGATTCGGGCGTGTTGCAACAGATGTTGGTGCGCGAAGGCGACTTGGTTGAAAAAGACCAAGTGCTCTTGCAAATGGAAGATGCACGCTCAGGCGCAGGCTATCGAGAGGCGCATGAAAAATATTTGTCACTTCTTGCCATTGCAGCGCGGTTAAGAGCAGAAGCGAACAGCACGGCACTGACGTTTCCGCCCGAATTGAAAGAAGCCCCGCATTTAATCACGCAAGAAACCAACGCCTACAAAGCACGCAAAATTGCATTGGCAGATTCGCTCGAAGCGGTGGACGCTTCTTTGTCTGCCATCACGCGCGAAATTAAATTGACTGCGCCACTGGTCAAAGGTGGCGTGATGTCGGAGGTGGAGCTGTTGCGTTTGAAACGCCAGCAGGCAGACCTGATGGGTCAGCGCGCAGAACGCAAAAACCGCTACATCACGGATGCCAACAACGAACTCACGCGTGTGAATTCAGAGCTCTCACAGACCAAAGAAAACGCATCAGCACGAGAGGATGCTTATCTGTCCACCACCATCAAATCACCCATGAAGGGGGTGGTGAAGAATGTGCAAGTGACAACTGTTGGTGGTGTGATTCAAGCGGGCCAACCGATCTTGGAAATCGTGCCGACCGAAGACGAAATGCTGGTCGAAGCCTATGTCAAACCTTCGGAGGTGGCGTTTTTACAGGTTGGCCAAAAAGCAGTGGTCAAACTGACGGCGTTTGATTTCAACAAATATGGTGGACTCGCAGGGGAGCTTGAGCATTTAAGCCCAGACACCCTCAAAGATGAGCGCCAGCAGCGTCGTCCGGGCGCCAACCCCGTTGATTTAGAAGAAGGCTACTTCCGTATCTTGGTTCGTATCAAAGACCCGAACTTGGTGCGCAAGGGGGTGAAGATTGAACCTACACCCGGCATGACGGCCACGGTTGAAATACGCACAGGTCAAAAAACGGTACTTGAATATTTGTTCAGACCGCTGCAAAACGTATCGCAAGCGCTGCGCGAACGATAA
- a CDS encoding type I secretion system permease/ATPase, with amino-acid sequence MRTPEQADGSADALLVCLALVAKQLGHPLHVPAMRQGFALDDAGRIPLESYPDLAHQHGLLAGWSRKKLSEIPGYVMPVLVSLVDGRACVLRAVKNGYAVVWWAETGELDDYVSLEQLQGLARDEVLIVRLQPKRSDQTLAPMEGAAFSWFWGTLWRFRHFYVESMVATVVANILTLASVFFTMNVYDRVVPTQAYASLWTLAIGTSVAIVMEFIMRWLKARLVDLGGKKADLAINATLLREIMSIRLENRPQSVGMFASSMRDFESLRDFFSSASLVVLADMPFVLMFLVMIAMVGGPLAWVPGLAVPILVAQGIMAQRPLMKAMRANMKEAGDKQSVLVESLLNLELLKAHNAESYLQRRWETSNKAGSDSYKEIRSITNWIMGCTTAVTQLVTVVMVVVGVHLIHSNALTLGGLIACVILAGRALGPLGGVMSLASRYQQASSALESLDALMKRPRDRKHGQTYLVPQHVYGALEAQAVEFGYPGEHAIPVIKRLSMKIEAGQHVALLGRVGSGKSTLLRLMAGLYTPLAGSIRLDGVEMQQIEPAEIRSCIGYVGQDPQLFMGTLRENMVLSETWITDTKIVDVLKTLNLYDMVASHPRGLDMPITEAGGGLSGGQRQLISIARMMLRDPQLVFMDEPTANMDGNTEAHVISVLKGWLKGRTLLMSTHRPQLLEWADTVAVIEAGQCVLSGPRQEMIDKLSRGVEIKTNATHGAGA; translated from the coding sequence ATGAGAACGCCTGAGCAAGCGGATGGGTCCGCGGATGCACTGTTGGTGTGTCTTGCCTTGGTGGCCAAGCAGTTGGGCCACCCGCTGCATGTGCCTGCCATGCGCCAAGGCTTTGCCTTAGATGATGCTGGGCGAATCCCCCTCGAGTCCTACCCCGATTTAGCGCATCAGCATGGCTTGCTCGCGGGCTGGTCACGAAAAAAACTGTCAGAGATTCCTGGCTATGTGATGCCAGTGTTGGTGTCGCTGGTCGATGGTCGAGCCTGCGTGTTGCGCGCCGTCAAGAACGGCTATGCCGTGGTGTGGTGGGCCGAAACCGGCGAGCTGGACGACTACGTGTCGTTAGAGCAGTTGCAAGGCTTGGCACGCGACGAGGTGTTGATCGTCAGGTTGCAACCCAAGCGCAGCGACCAAACGTTGGCACCCATGGAAGGCGCAGCCTTTAGCTGGTTCTGGGGCACGTTGTGGCGCTTCCGTCATTTCTATGTGGAGTCCATGGTGGCTACGGTGGTGGCCAACATCCTCACGCTTGCCAGTGTGTTTTTCACGATGAACGTGTATGACCGCGTGGTCCCAACGCAAGCCTATGCATCGTTGTGGACCTTGGCCATTGGCACATCGGTGGCCATCGTGATGGAGTTCATCATGCGCTGGCTCAAAGCGCGGCTGGTGGATTTGGGTGGCAAGAAAGCCGACTTGGCCATCAATGCCACCTTGTTGCGCGAAATCATGAGCATTCGCTTAGAGAATCGCCCGCAATCGGTGGGTATGTTTGCCAGCTCCATGCGTGACTTTGAATCGTTGCGCGATTTCTTCTCATCGGCGTCGCTGGTGGTGTTGGCCGACATGCCGTTTGTGCTGATGTTCTTGGTCATGATCGCCATGGTGGGCGGCCCATTGGCTTGGGTGCCTGGCTTGGCGGTGCCGATTTTGGTGGCGCAAGGCATCATGGCGCAAAGGCCTTTGATGAAGGCCATGCGTGCCAATATGAAAGAAGCTGGCGATAAGCAAAGCGTGCTGGTCGAATCTTTGCTCAATCTGGAATTGCTCAAAGCGCATAACGCAGAAAGTTATTTACAGCGCCGTTGGGAAACCTCCAACAAAGCGGGCTCAGACTCCTACAAAGAAATTCGCTCTATCACCAACTGGATCATGGGTTGCACCACAGCAGTGACCCAACTGGTCACCGTGGTGATGGTGGTGGTGGGTGTGCACTTGATCCATAGCAATGCACTCACGCTCGGCGGCTTGATTGCTTGCGTGATTTTGGCCGGCCGCGCATTGGGGCCCTTGGGGGGCGTAATGTCATTGGCATCGCGCTATCAGCAGGCCTCATCGGCGCTCGAGTCTTTGGATGCTTTGATGAAGCGCCCACGCGACCGCAAGCATGGCCAAACCTATTTGGTGCCGCAACATGTGTATGGCGCACTGGAAGCGCAGGCGGTTGAGTTTGGTTATCCAGGCGAGCACGCCATCCCTGTGATCAAACGGTTATCGATGAAGATCGAAGCAGGCCAGCATGTGGCATTGCTGGGGCGTGTTGGCAGTGGCAAAAGCACCTTGCTGCGTTTGATGGCAGGCTTGTATACCCCGCTCGCAGGTAGCATCCGCTTGGATGGTGTTGAGATGCAACAAATTGAGCCGGCAGAAATACGCAGCTGCATCGGCTACGTGGGCCAAGATCCCCAGCTTTTCATGGGCACCTTACGCGAAAACATGGTGTTGTCTGAAACGTGGATCACAGACACCAAGATTGTGGATGTGCTGAAAACCTTGAACTTGTATGACATGGTGGCATCGCATCCACGGGGTTTAGACATGCCCATTACCGAAGCGGGTGGGGGATTGTCGGGCGGTCAACGACAACTGATTTCGATTGCACGCATGATGCTGCGCGACCCGCAGTTGGTCTTCATGGACGAGCCCACAGCCAACATGGACGGCAACACCGAAGCGCATGTCATTTCTGTGTTGAAGGGCTGGCTCAAGGGCCGCACTTTGTTGATGTCCACCCACCGCCCGCAGTTGCTGGAGTGGGCTGACACGGTGGCAGTCATTGAGGCAGGGCAGTGTGTGCTGTCGGGGCCGAGGCAAGAGATGATTGACAAGTTGTCGCGTGGTGTAGAAATCAAAACCAACGCGACCCATGGGGCAGGCGCATGA
- a CDS encoding OmpA family protein: MMSLVLSFSSRQRLAFATAILFLAFASATSVRAQQAVKEPLQTGASDRATGEGSVAVPQGRAYIAPKTRSPQLARVTFYRPAQGFSTGVASISINGHFHAALQLGGYNEVCLEPNAVEVAAQMVHTGGELKNSKDDTATLKPQAAQDLYVRVFEYGDGRATLTVVREEVAIPELKEVRRQLHAISRYADAKSCYSAEARTGADHDESVEVVTKERVVLSTDALFAFDRGDIDGMTPQGRTALADLNSRLQKKYGADKNVMLHITGHADPLGGPLFNQRLSEARAISVRRYLMEGGISAKQMTIEGKGASQPVVNTCAKAATPESIQCNKPNRRVVVVVQELVR; encoded by the coding sequence ATGATGTCTTTGGTTTTGAGTTTTTCTAGCCGTCAGCGCCTTGCTTTTGCGACCGCGATCTTATTTTTGGCGTTTGCGAGTGCTACCTCAGTTCGGGCCCAACAAGCGGTCAAAGAGCCCCTGCAAACAGGTGCATCGGATAGGGCGACGGGTGAAGGCTCCGTGGCTGTGCCACAAGGCCGAGCCTACATTGCACCTAAAACGCGCAGCCCACAACTGGCCCGTGTGACCTTCTACCGCCCGGCACAAGGGTTCTCTACAGGGGTTGCCAGTATTTCGATCAACGGGCACTTTCACGCAGCACTCCAGCTGGGTGGTTACAACGAGGTGTGCCTCGAACCGAACGCTGTCGAAGTCGCCGCGCAGATGGTGCATACCGGCGGGGAACTCAAAAACTCCAAAGACGATACAGCCACGCTTAAACCACAAGCCGCACAAGATCTGTATGTGCGAGTGTTTGAATACGGCGATGGTCGCGCAACGCTGACAGTTGTGAGAGAAGAGGTGGCGATTCCGGAGCTCAAGGAAGTGCGTCGCCAACTCCATGCCATTTCACGCTACGCAGACGCCAAGAGCTGCTACAGCGCAGAGGCTCGAACCGGTGCTGACCACGATGAGTCTGTAGAGGTGGTGACCAAAGAGCGCGTGGTGTTAAGCACGGATGCTCTATTTGCATTTGACCGCGGCGATATCGATGGCATGACACCACAGGGTCGTACCGCGCTGGCTGATTTAAATAGCCGCTTACAGAAAAAATATGGCGCCGACAAAAACGTGATGCTCCATATCACGGGTCATGCGGATCCACTTGGTGGCCCGCTATTCAATCAACGCCTCTCGGAAGCGCGTGCAATCAGCGTACGCCGCTACCTCATGGAGGGCGGCATCAGCGCCAAACAAATGACGATTGAAGGCAAGGGCGCTTCACAACCTGTTGTGAACACATGCGCCAAAGCCGCCACCCCTGAATCCATCCAATGCAACAAACCGAACCGCCGTGTGGTGGTCGTTGTCCAAGAGTTGGTGCGCTGA